The stretch of DNA GAAATAACGATTTACCATAAACATCAACAAACATTACTGGGTGGCATAACTAAGGCCACCTATTTTTAAGGGGATGAAAGGAGATAAGTAGTATGTCTAAAGCAAAAAAACTAGCCATATTTTCATTTGTAGTCGTCCTTATGATAGCTGCAGCAGTTACTTCAGCGACATCTGCGCTTTATACTAGCTCTGCTAGCAATGATGGAAATAACTTTGAATCAGGCACTTTAGTAATCTCGCAACAAAGAAATAATGACACAGTTACGACTGCGCCAATGTTTTATGGCGATCCATCCATGGGAGTAAACGCCTATACAGAAACGGAAAGTGTTGGTGGAATTGCTCCGGGAGACAATATCATTAGAAGTTTAGTAGTTAAAAATGATGGCTCTCTTGATGCAAAAGTAACTAAACTTTTCGCTACAGTTACTAGTGGAGAGTCTAACCCTGGATACGCACATTTCATCAAGAAATTAAACGTTCGAATCATAAATACTGCAACAAATACGGTCCTTTATAATGGGCGAATTAACGCTTTATTAGAAGATGGTGGGTTCACTATTCCATCAGATAAAGTATTTAATATTTATTCTGGTGGAACAGCAACATTAAAGTATAGAGTTACATTGGCAAAAGGTGCCGGAAATCAAATACAAGGTCAAACATTTGTTTTTGATTTCTCAATCTTCGCCGAGCAACTAGCAAACAATTAATAAAAAATGAATACTAAGAAATGAGTGATTTTTTGATTAAGAAAAAAATAGTAATGTTATTCTCGTCATTTTTAGTCGGCTTAATGCTGATTGCTTCTGGAACAAGTGCGTTATTCACATCTCAAGATACGAATGCAAATCCATTTACTTCTGGAACTGTAATTTTAGAATTAAGTGGCTTTGATCAACAAACAAACCATTATTTTGATGTAGGAAATATGGCACCTGGAGATACGGAAGAAAGAGAAGTGACAGTAACAAATACAGGAACATTAAATATGAGATTTAATATTACTCATGAGTGGGATGTTGCTGGTGGGACTTTAGGGGATGCCCTAACAGTTTCTTATTTCAAGTATGATGGTCTTGATGGTAATAATAACGAAATTTGGACAGCAATTTCACAGCCTGAAAATGCTAACTTTGAACTGGCTAGCGGTGATTCACAATTAATTAAAGTAGAAGTTCACTTACCAATTGGTACTGGAAATGCATA from Lottiidibacillus patelloidae encodes:
- a CDS encoding M73 family metallopeptidase, producing the protein MSKAKKLAIFSFVVVLMIAAAVTSATSALYTSSASNDGNNFESGTLVISQQRNNDTVTTAPMFYGDPSMGVNAYTETESVGGIAPGDNIIRSLVVKNDGSLDAKVTKLFATVTSGESNPGYAHFIKKLNVRIINTATNTVLYNGRINALLEDGGFTIPSDKVFNIYSGGTATLKYRVTLAKGAGNQIQGQTFVFDFSIFAEQLANN
- a CDS encoding TasA family protein, whose product is MIKKKIVMLFSSFLVGLMLIASGTSALFTSQDTNANPFTSGTVILELSGFDQQTNHYFDVGNMAPGDTEEREVTVTNTGTLNMRFNITHEWDVAGGTLGDALTVSYFKYDGLDGNNNEIWTAISQPENANFELASGDSQLIKVEVHLPIGTGNAYQGDTAILNILASGEQTKNNPLQTTITWGENPITYHEGYVGTGSWEHSFDDASMNFSTLNGISSVDFTGSGYALGHHHYYGNQAFSIQVFDVDANQWVDIWSNGTIYEQVLDELGVVNFPSVMNINGIRFNGEVVGYVWHDMNQLQISFQ